In Candidatus Bathyarchaeota archaeon, a single genomic region encodes these proteins:
- the pstB gene encoding phosphate ABC transporter ATP-binding protein PstB yields MAKIDIRKLNVWFRDLHVLKDIDLQIKENAVTAIMGPSGCGKTTLIRAINRMNELIGGCHTSGEVYIDGKNIYDEDTNVYELRRKVGMVFQKPNPFPKSIRENVAFGLKIHKTVSHNDMDKVIEESLREAALWEEVKDRLDDDAFSLSGGQQQRLCIARALAVKPEIILMDEPCSALDPIATAKIEALIRQLSEKYTVVIVTHNLQQAARVSDYAAFMYLGQVIEYDETRRIFENPKNELTEKYITGEFG; encoded by the coding sequence ATGGCTAAGATAGACATCAGGAAACTCAATGTTTGGTTTAGAGACCTTCATGTTCTAAAGGACATAGACCTGCAAATAAAGGAGAATGCGGTGACGGCGATTATGGGCCCCTCAGGATGTGGGAAAACCACTTTGATAAGGGCTATAAATAGAATGAATGAATTAATCGGCGGATGCCATACAAGCGGAGAGGTATACATAGACGGCAAGAACATTTATGATGAAGATACGAATGTGTATGAGTTGCGAAGAAAGGTTGGGATGGTTTTTCAGAAACCAAACCCCTTTCCAAAGTCTATCCGCGAAAATGTGGCATTTGGGCTCAAGATTCATAAAACTGTAAGCCATAATGATATGGATAAAGTGATAGAGGAAAGCCTTAGAGAGGCCGCGCTCTGGGAGGAAGTTAAGGATAGGTTGGATGATGATGCCTTCAGCCTGTCTGGCGGTCAGCAGCAGAGGCTCTGCATCGCAAGAGCATTGGCGGTGAAACCTGAGATTATACTTATGGATGAGCCCTGCAGCGCCCTTGACCCTATTGCCACGGCGAAGATAGAGGCCTTAATCAGGCAGCTAAGTGAGAAGTACACAGTCGTTATAGTTACGCATAATTTGCAGCAGGCTGCTAGGGTCTCTGATTATGCGGCTTTTATGTATTTGGGTCAGGTGATAGAATATGATGAGACTCGACGAATATTTGAGAATCCGAAGAACGAGTTGACTGAGAAGTATATTACTGGAGAATTTGGTTGA
- a CDS encoding DUF47 family protein, which yields MEKRSYSWFEKQRKTRALELAERQIVKALDTVTQLQKAVQSLTVGAKEEADQNIERLFKTEEEVDNLRREIFKEMSKHIALYADYREDILHLVKRLDTFADFVKDAARCLRVLQDTQVPREIIQSILQMTSTLAECTSALRASIENVLSARDEALKYASKVEEIEDEIDKEYLAIKKMLITYGGQVNVGASIIVDDLIEFIEQAADMCADTADYIVILSSG from the coding sequence TTGGAGAAGAGAAGCTACTCTTGGTTTGAGAAGCAACGCAAGACCAGGGCGCTGGAACTGGCAGAGAGACAGATAGTGAAGGCTCTTGACACGGTGACGCAGTTGCAGAAGGCTGTCCAGAGTCTAACAGTTGGAGCCAAGGAGGAAGCGGACCAAAATATAGAGCGTCTATTCAAGACCGAAGAAGAAGTTGACAACTTGAGGAGAGAGATCTTCAAAGAGATGTCAAAGCATATCGCATTGTATGCGGATTACCGCGAAGACATCTTGCACCTCGTCAAAAGGCTGGATACCTTCGCAGATTTTGTAAAGGACGCTGCGAGGTGTCTGAGGGTTCTTCAGGATACGCAGGTGCCGCGAGAGATAATTCAGAGTATCTTGCAAATGACCTCGACATTAGCTGAGTGCACATCAGCCCTTCGAGCAAGCATAGAGAACGTCTTGTCCGCCAGGGATGAAGCTTTGAAATATGCATCGAAGGTTGAGGAGATCGAAGACGAGATAGATAAGGAATACTTGGCGATAAAAAAGATGCTCATAACCTATGGGGGGCAAGTGAACGTCGGGGCCTCTATAATCGTTGACGACCTTATAGAATTTATAGAGCAAGCGGCGGATATGTGCGCGGACACCGCGGATTATATTGTTATACTCTCAAGTGGATAA
- a CDS encoding phosphate ABC transporter substrate-binding protein — MSKGKYRGVSNVVSIGAMIIFLIVGLIAGYYIGASTTATPQELLEDSAWRTSKITLSGSTTVLPIANACAIVFMNKYNATTITVQGGGSGVGYSNVIDGVVDIGMASREPKKTEIDNARNKSVDLWLHPIALDAVCVVVHPSVSSSLNLTLQEVGKIFAGIYTYWDEVRPGLPHKEIVVVVREPGSGTRGTFEEYTMQPWKYNVTAKASVQPSNPAVRNKVETTPYSIGYVSYGFLSQQMVPVALAKEYGKPYVYPTIESIASGEFPISRYLYFVTNGQPPSGSLADRFIDFVKSSEGQRIVEECGYLMLPYLYPRL; from the coding sequence ATGAGCAAGGGTAAGTATAGAGGTGTTTCCAATGTTGTTTCAATAGGCGCGATGATTATATTTTTGATAGTCGGGCTAATCGCTGGATACTATATAGGCGCCAGTACAACGGCCACGCCGCAAGAACTTCTGGAGGATAGTGCTTGGCGGACATCCAAAATAACTCTCTCAGGGTCAACCACAGTTCTACCAATAGCCAATGCCTGCGCAATAGTGTTCATGAACAAGTATAACGCTACCACGATCACTGTGCAAGGCGGAGGAAGTGGAGTCGGCTATAGCAATGTTATAGACGGGGTTGTGGATATAGGAATGGCTTCAAGGGAGCCGAAGAAAACAGAGATAGACAATGCCAGAAACAAGAGTGTTGACCTCTGGTTGCATCCCATAGCATTAGACGCCGTCTGCGTTGTCGTTCACCCCTCAGTTAGCAGTTCTCTGAATCTGACATTGCAGGAGGTGGGCAAAATATTCGCGGGCATATACACCTATTGGGACGAAGTTAGACCTGGACTGCCCCACAAAGAAATAGTCGTTGTCGTCAGGGAACCCGGTTCAGGCACAAGAGGCACTTTTGAGGAATATACAATGCAGCCATGGAAATATAATGTGACGGCAAAGGCAAGTGTGCAGCCAAGCAACCCGGCGGTTAGGAATAAGGTTGAGACTACACCGTATTCTATAGGTTACGTGAGCTATGGTTTTCTAAGCCAGCAAATGGTCCCCGTTGCTTTAGCAAAGGAATATGGAAAACCTTATGTATACCCAACAATTGAATCTATCGCAAGTGGTGAGTTTCCGATTTCACGATACCTATACTTTGTAACGAATGGTCAACCGCCAAGCGGGTCTCTGGCAGACAGGTTCATAGACTTCGTAAAAAGTAGTGAGGGACAGCGAATAGTTGAGGAATGTGGATACCTAATGCTGCCCTACCTGTACCCTAGACTCTAG
- the phoU gene encoding phosphate signaling complex protein PhoU has protein sequence MSRIIDAGLEELSATLHKMGKLAYRIVSMSLTECLEGEDLHEEVREMSDMLVAMADDVEDKAFELIARFQPVASDLRTIKSYMKIAYDFARFGRYALDISYTNKRLEGVKSCEKWVNLHIHEMGERTLEMIRLSADALRSHDPKLAEKISEKENEVDNLYFDFLNKLMEEKDAAIRCVVSSVLIVRYLERIADHATYICESIIYIATGRKVVLR, from the coding sequence GTGAGTAGGATTATTGATGCCGGCCTTGAAGAGCTTTCGGCTACACTTCACAAGATGGGAAAACTTGCATATCGTATCGTCTCAATGTCCTTGACGGAGTGTCTTGAGGGTGAAGACCTACACGAGGAGGTCCGCGAAATGTCTGATATGCTTGTTGCTATGGCTGATGATGTTGAAGACAAAGCGTTTGAGCTCATCGCGAGGTTTCAGCCAGTGGCCTCGGATTTGAGAACAATAAAATCCTACATGAAAATAGCCTACGACTTCGCCCGTTTTGGAAGGTATGCGCTCGACATATCCTACACGAACAAGCGGCTGGAAGGTGTGAAGAGCTGCGAGAAATGGGTGAACTTGCATATTCATGAGATGGGTGAGAGAACGCTGGAGATGATAAGATTAAGTGCTGACGCTCTTAGGAGCCATGACCCCAAACTTGCTGAGAAAATATCTGAGAAGGAAAATGAGGTGGACAACCTGTATTTTGATTTTCTTAATAAGTTGATGGAAGAGAAGGACGCCGCGATCAGGTGTGTGGTTTCAAGCGTCCTAATAGTTAGATATCTAGAACGGATAGCAGATCATGCAACTTACATCTGCGAATCGATAATTTACATCGCAACAGGGAGGAAGGTTGTTTTAAGATGA
- the pstC gene encoding phosphate ABC transporter permease subunit PstC, with amino-acid sequence MLEVKKPIINRIFLKYFRKEPAEIISFFCASFSIIILLLMLIFIAKEGFQAFSTFGLDFIIGQRWETNEHLFGAFPLIYGSIMVVSGALALAIPIGVATAIFISEVLPFSIRDIIKSIIELLASIPSIIYGFIGLVYLVPRIALVFGISSGTVALTASILLSIMIVPTIISVSGEILSAVPKEYKEAALALGATRWQMIRSVVIPLAKSGILASIMLGFGRAIGETVAVLMVAGNVAMVPTPPWNFLSPVYPLTAVIAMQMGEAAVGSLEYSALFGLGLILFIVAFIVNTAADLIIKKEIRSGGRRK; translated from the coding sequence ATGCTGGAAGTTAAAAAGCCTATAATAAACCGTATTTTTTTAAAGTATTTTAGAAAAGAGCCTGCCGAGATTATCTCGTTTTTCTGCGCGTCTTTTTCAATCATCATCCTATTATTGATGCTGATCTTCATAGCCAAAGAAGGCTTTCAAGCTTTTTCAACTTTCGGTTTAGACTTCATAATAGGGCAGAGGTGGGAAACAAATGAGCATTTATTTGGAGCCTTTCCCCTAATCTACGGCTCTATAATGGTTGTGTCAGGCGCTCTTGCATTAGCTATCCCGATAGGTGTTGCCACCGCAATATTCATATCTGAGGTCTTACCCTTCTCGATAAGAGACATAATAAAATCAATTATTGAGCTGCTTGCCTCCATCCCCTCAATAATTTATGGGTTCATAGGCCTAGTATACTTGGTTCCGAGAATAGCATTAGTCTTCGGAATCTCATCTGGCACCGTCGCCTTAACAGCTTCAATCTTATTGTCCATTATGATAGTACCAACGATCATATCCGTTTCAGGTGAGATATTATCCGCTGTTCCAAAGGAGTATAAGGAGGCTGCGTTAGCTCTAGGTGCAACAAGATGGCAAATGATAAGGAGCGTTGTTATTCCACTAGCTAAGTCAGGTATCCTCGCAAGCATCATGCTAGGCTTTGGAAGGGCGATTGGCGAGACGGTCGCCGTGTTGATGGTTGCTGGCAACGTGGCGATGGTTCCGACGCCTCCGTGGAATTTCCTGTCGCCAGTATACCCTTTGACAGCAGTCATAGCGATGCAGATGGGCGAAGCCGCTGTCGGAAGCCTAGAATATAGCGCATTATTCGGCCTAGGATTAATCTTGTTCATAGTGGCGTTTATCGTGAACACCGCAGCTGATCTGATCATAAAAAAGGAGATAAGGAGTGGGGGTCGTAGAAAATGA
- the pstA gene encoding phosphate ABC transporter permease PstA — translation MRRLYKENVIFAALGIPTVICLAAFFMILLILLSGIGTLRLDLLTTSALRGGLFEMIVGTVYLLLGAMGIAAPIGILAAIYLAEYAPRGNLTRMIDQSINNLAGVPSIVIGLFGYTVFCRQLGLGISLAAGWLTLTLMMLPIIIRGTEESMRMVPETFKEAALALGATKWSAICSMKVSTAAPGIITSVLLGIVRVAGETAAILFTACVIITRGLPKSPLEPVMALAYNLFVKIAALGEPPEKVFGIALILFFIVILFAAAAIVLRVYYRRRQPWLR, via the coding sequence ATGAGAAGATTGTATAAGGAAAACGTGATTTTTGCGGCTCTTGGGATCCCGACTGTTATTTGCTTAGCTGCATTCTTCATGATTCTCCTCATTCTTTTAAGCGGTATTGGAACACTCAGGTTAGATCTCTTAACAACCAGTGCGCTGAGAGGCGGATTATTCGAAATGATCGTGGGAACCGTCTACCTACTCTTAGGTGCAATGGGGATTGCCGCTCCCATTGGAATTCTAGCCGCCATATATCTCGCTGAATATGCTCCCCGCGGGAACCTGACACGAATGATCGATCAATCCATCAACAATCTGGCTGGGGTGCCATCTATAGTTATAGGACTTTTTGGTTACACAGTCTTTTGCAGGCAATTGGGGTTGGGTATTTCACTTGCAGCTGGATGGTTGACATTAACTTTAATGATGCTTCCGATAATCATTAGGGGGACGGAGGAATCTATGAGGATGGTGCCTGAAACCTTTAAGGAAGCCGCCTTGGCGTTAGGGGCGACCAAGTGGAGTGCAATATGCTCGATGAAGGTCTCAACAGCTGCGCCTGGCATAATTACAAGCGTGTTATTAGGCATCGTTAGGGTTGCAGGAGAGACTGCGGCGATATTATTTACAGCATGCGTCATAATTACAAGAGGCCTGCCTAAATCGCCCTTAGAGCCTGTGATGGCGCTAGCGTATAATCTCTTCGTGAAAATTGCGGCTTTAGGCGAGCCGCCTGAGAAAGTATTTGGAATCGCATTAATATTATTCTTCATAGTTATCTTATTTGCTGCGGCCGCGATAGTTCTAAGGGTTTACTATAGGAGAAGACAACCATGGCTAAGATAG